In Leucobacter sp. CX169, a single genomic region encodes these proteins:
- the tmk gene encoding dTMP kinase, whose product MSGATAATAHGLTGRFITLEGGDGAGKTTQAELLEAWLRARGHEVVRTREPGGTSLGRQLRELLLHGDEPIDPRAEALLYAADRAQHVAQVVRPALARGAIVVQDRYIDSSLAYQGAGRVLEVDDVRRLSAWASDSLQPDLTVLLDVSPELAVERRAKAGGVADRLEREANDFHTAVREGFLALAAAEPGRFLTLDAALPVAELHANIVQRAGAILAD is encoded by the coding sequence GTGAGCGGGGCCACCGCCGCCACGGCACACGGACTGACGGGTCGTTTCATCACGCTCGAGGGCGGCGATGGCGCGGGCAAGACGACCCAAGCCGAGCTGCTCGAAGCGTGGCTGCGGGCCCGCGGCCACGAGGTCGTGCGCACGCGCGAACCCGGAGGCACGTCGCTCGGTCGACAGCTCCGTGAACTGCTCCTGCACGGCGACGAGCCGATTGACCCGCGCGCCGAGGCCCTGCTCTACGCGGCCGATCGTGCGCAGCACGTGGCGCAGGTGGTGCGGCCGGCGCTCGCGCGCGGGGCGATCGTCGTGCAGGATCGCTACATCGACTCGTCCCTCGCCTACCAGGGCGCGGGCCGCGTGCTCGAGGTCGACGATGTGCGCCGGCTCAGTGCCTGGGCGAGTGACTCGCTGCAGCCGGATCTCACCGTGCTACTTGATGTGTCACCCGAGCTCGCGGTCGAGCGGCGCGCGAAAGCCGGGGGAGTGGCCGACCGCCTCGAGCGCGAGGCAAACGACTTTCACACGGCGGTGCGCGAGGGCTTCCTGGCGCTCGCGGCTGCCGAGCCAGGGCGCTTCCTGACGCTCGATGCGGCGCTACCGGTTGCCGAGCTGCATGCGAATATCGTGCAGCGCGCGGGCGCGATCCTGGCCGACTGA
- the purL gene encoding phosphoribosylformylglycinamidine synthase subunit PurL codes for MTESHVPEVHAPDTVANATQTPDKEQPYGALGLKDDEYAKIREILGRRPTSGELAMYSVMWSEHCSYKSSKIYLRQFGQKVNDKMKERLLVGMGENAGVVDVGNGFAVTFKVESHNHPSYIEPFQGAATGVGGIIRDIISMGARPVAVMDQLRFGDIDHPDTARVVHGVVSGISSYANCLGLPNIGGETVFDAVYQANPLVNALGVGVLRHEDLHLANASGVGNKVVLFGARTGGDGIGGASILASDSFDEGGPTKRPAVQVGDPFAEKVLIECCLELFRGELVEGIQDLGAAGISCATSELAANGDGGMFIELDSVLLRDPSLTAEEILMSESQERMMAVVAPEKLDAFLAVTEKWDVETSVLGHVTDTGRLVINWHGEEIVNVDPSTVAVDGPVYERPVAYPAWIDALQADTASALPRANSGAELREQLLAVAASPNQADVSWITNQYDHYVMGNTALSFPDGAGMIRVDEETGLGIAIATDANGRYCQLDPYAGAQLALAEAYRNVATSGAVPTAVTDCLNFGSPENPEVMWQFSRAVEGLSDACLALEVPVTGGNVSFYNQTGDTPIHPTPVVGVLGIIDDVAKRVPSGWQDQGENLYLLGTTREELDGSAWAGTIHSHLGGTPPTVDLAGERRLAELLQAGVQGELISAAQDLSDGGLAQALVDATLRFGVGARVWLGEIMERDGVDATTALFSESQGRVLVSVPREEDVKFRGLCEGRNYPVLRVGVTDGTGVDAALEVQDQFTVTLGELAGAHRGTLPERFGAVVGEVAVGA; via the coding sequence GTGACTGAGTCCCACGTCCCCGAAGTGCATGCCCCCGACACGGTCGCGAACGCGACCCAGACGCCCGACAAGGAGCAGCCATACGGCGCTCTCGGGCTGAAGGACGACGAGTACGCGAAGATCCGCGAGATTCTGGGGCGCCGCCCCACCTCCGGTGAACTCGCAATGTACTCCGTCATGTGGTCCGAGCACTGCTCGTACAAGTCCTCCAAGATCTACCTGCGCCAGTTTGGCCAGAAGGTCAACGACAAGATGAAGGAACGCCTGCTCGTCGGCATGGGCGAGAACGCCGGTGTGGTCGACGTGGGCAATGGCTTCGCCGTGACCTTCAAGGTGGAGAGCCACAACCACCCCTCCTACATCGAGCCCTTCCAGGGCGCGGCCACCGGCGTCGGCGGCATCATCCGCGACATCATCTCGATGGGCGCACGCCCGGTCGCAGTGATGGACCAGCTGCGCTTCGGTGACATCGACCACCCCGACACCGCGCGCGTCGTGCACGGCGTCGTGTCGGGCATCAGCTCGTACGCGAACTGCCTCGGCCTGCCCAACATCGGCGGCGAGACCGTGTTCGACGCGGTCTACCAGGCGAACCCGCTCGTCAACGCCCTGGGCGTCGGCGTGCTGCGCCACGAGGACCTGCACCTGGCCAACGCCTCGGGCGTGGGCAACAAGGTCGTCCTCTTCGGCGCCCGCACGGGCGGCGACGGCATCGGCGGCGCGTCGATCCTGGCCTCTGACAGCTTCGACGAGGGCGGCCCCACCAAGCGCCCCGCCGTGCAGGTCGGCGACCCCTTCGCCGAGAAGGTGCTCATTGAGTGCTGCCTCGAGCTGTTCCGCGGCGAGCTGGTTGAGGGCATTCAGGATCTCGGCGCGGCCGGCATCTCCTGCGCCACGAGCGAGCTCGCGGCGAACGGCGACGGCGGCATGTTCATCGAGCTCGACAGCGTCCTGCTGCGCGACCCGTCGCTCACCGCCGAGGAGATCCTCATGTCGGAGAGCCAGGAGCGCATGATGGCGGTCGTCGCGCCTGAGAAGCTCGACGCGTTCCTCGCCGTCACCGAGAAGTGGGACGTCGAGACCAGCGTGCTGGGCCACGTCACCGACACCGGCCGCCTCGTCATCAACTGGCACGGCGAGGAGATCGTCAACGTGGACCCGTCGACGGTCGCCGTCGACGGACCGGTGTACGAGCGTCCCGTCGCCTACCCGGCGTGGATCGACGCGCTGCAGGCGGACACCGCCTCGGCGCTGCCCCGCGCGAACTCCGGCGCCGAGCTGCGCGAGCAGCTCCTCGCCGTGGCTGCCAGCCCGAATCAGGCAGACGTGTCGTGGATAACGAACCAGTACGACCACTACGTCATGGGCAACACCGCGCTCAGCTTCCCCGACGGCGCCGGCATGATCCGCGTCGACGAGGAGACCGGGCTCGGCATCGCCATCGCGACCGACGCGAACGGCCGCTACTGCCAGCTCGACCCGTACGCGGGTGCGCAGCTCGCGCTCGCCGAGGCCTACCGCAACGTCGCGACGTCGGGCGCTGTGCCCACCGCCGTGACGGACTGCCTGAACTTCGGCAGCCCCGAGAACCCCGAGGTGATGTGGCAGTTCTCACGCGCCGTTGAGGGCCTTTCTGACGCGTGTCTCGCGCTCGAGGTACCCGTGACCGGCGGAAACGTGTCGTTCTACAACCAGACGGGCGACACCCCGATTCACCCGACCCCCGTGGTCGGCGTGCTCGGGATTATCGACGACGTCGCGAAGCGTGTCCCGAGCGGCTGGCAGGATCAGGGCGAGAACCTCTACCTGCTCGGCACCACGCGTGAGGAGCTCGACGGTTCGGCCTGGGCCGGCACCATCCACAGCCACCTCGGCGGCACGCCCCCCACGGTGGACCTCGCGGGCGAGCGCCGTCTCGCGGAGCTGCTGCAGGCGGGCGTCCAGGGCGAACTCATCTCGGCCGCGCAGGACCTCTCAGACGGCGGCCTGGCGCAGGCCCTCGTCGATGCCACTCTGCGTTTCGGCGTCGGCGCGCGCGTCTGGCTCGGCGAGATCATGGAGCGCGACGGCGTCGACGCGACCACCGCTCTCTTCTCGGAGTCGCAGGGCCGCGTGCTCGTCTCGGTGCCCCGCGAGGAGGACGTGAAGTTCCGCGGCCTGTGCGAGGGTCGGAACTACCCCGTGCTGCGCGTGGGCGTCACCGACGGTACCGGTGTCGATGCGGCCCTCGAGGTGCAGGATCAGTTCACCGTTACGCTCGGCGAGCTGGCCGGAGCACACCGTGGCACGCTTCCCGAGCGCTTCGGCGCGGTCGTCGGCGAGGTCGCTGTCGGCGCGTAG
- a CDS encoding 3-isopropylmalate dehydrogenase, whose amino-acid sequence MTRSYRIAVLPGDGIGPEVVGSALEVLDAAEKRFGFHTDRSEYAAGANHYLETGELFDELEAELRDKDAILFGSMGDPRVTPGILERGFILEMRQRFQQAANVRPVRLYPGVPTPIVDLTPERCELVIVRENTEGAYVGQGSTVHRGTPNAVAMQESLNTRAGIERVVDFAFRLAVSRRKKLTLCHKTNILVAAGQLWQEVVNDLSAHYPEVETDYVHVDAMCFHLPLTPERFDVVVTDNLFGDIITDLGAVIQGGLGVATSANLNLDGSAPSMFEAIHGSAPDIAGKGWANPSGSILSLALMLGHLGEGEAAQAIEAATVQVLGELPALAGAAMGASTAEVGARVAEIVRGGSYDTALVPNSLLGTLAELAPTRLS is encoded by the coding sequence CCGACCGGAGCGAATACGCCGCCGGGGCAAACCACTACCTCGAGACCGGCGAGCTTTTCGACGAGCTCGAGGCCGAGCTCCGCGACAAGGACGCGATCCTGTTCGGCTCCATGGGCGACCCACGCGTCACCCCCGGGATCCTGGAGCGCGGCTTCATCCTGGAGATGCGCCAGCGCTTCCAACAAGCCGCGAACGTCCGCCCCGTGCGTCTGTACCCCGGTGTCCCGACCCCGATCGTCGACCTGACTCCCGAGCGCTGTGAGCTCGTCATCGTGCGCGAGAACACCGAGGGCGCCTACGTCGGCCAGGGCTCGACCGTGCACCGCGGCACCCCGAACGCGGTCGCGATGCAGGAGTCCCTGAACACCCGCGCAGGCATCGAGCGCGTCGTCGACTTCGCGTTCCGCCTCGCGGTGAGTCGCCGGAAGAAGCTCACGCTCTGCCACAAGACCAACATTCTGGTCGCCGCCGGCCAGCTCTGGCAGGAGGTCGTGAACGACCTCTCGGCCCACTACCCCGAGGTCGAGACCGACTACGTGCACGTCGACGCGATGTGCTTCCACCTGCCGCTCACGCCCGAACGCTTCGACGTCGTCGTCACCGACAACCTGTTCGGAGACATCATCACCGACCTCGGCGCCGTCATCCAGGGCGGCCTCGGCGTCGCCACGAGCGCCAATCTCAACCTCGACGGCAGCGCGCCCAGCATGTTCGAGGCCATCCACGGCTCGGCCCCCGACATTGCGGGCAAGGGCTGGGCGAACCCGTCGGGCTCGATCCTGTCGCTCGCCCTCATGCTCGGTCACCTCGGCGAGGGCGAAGCCGCGCAGGCCATCGAGGCGGCGACCGTGCAGGTGCTCGGCGAGCTCCCCGCCCTCGCCGGTGCCGCGATGGGTGCCAGCACCGCCGAGGTGGGCGCCCGCGTCGCTGAGATCGTGCGCGGTGGCAGCTACGACACGGCGCTCGTCCCGAACTCGCTGCTCGGCACGCTCGCGGAGCTCGCCCCGACGCGCCTGAGCTAG